From one Aquicella lusitana genomic stretch:
- a CDS encoding glycosyltransferase family 4 protein, which translates to MRILFLCHRYLDTTLGGVAEFLHHLPLALKVHDAEVIIYTRASKDGPNRLASPEILENHIPHFSGPFLKPRFFISKKELQPFLSLCEKEKIDLIHAQGTYRAGFMAMHAHKQTGIPYIVTSHSDISAVNSQRIQRGNIKRRCKKVLEKANFVTHLAPAMQEASDSIHVTNHKSQIIHNGIDVAAWEKVLNQPEQDYMLAIGRLEPEKGFPLLIDAYAGLRKKGFRTSLVIAGTGSIEKELEQQARNYGFNVLTDFRDTSSIPSESIIFPGYIRAQAKKDLFSHAKLVLFATQPQACEEAFGIVQLEAMAAGKPLIASDIAAARYLQSRGMQALLVTPDSQHAWTEAMHALLYDDNLRHVMGQNNQKAVKQFDWIHIAKEYRVVYEAVLTEKTLR; encoded by the coding sequence ATGCGCATCCTATTCCTGTGCCATCGCTATTTAGATACAACGCTTGGCGGTGTAGCTGAATTTCTACACCATCTTCCCCTGGCCTTGAAGGTTCATGATGCAGAGGTGATTATTTATACTCGTGCTAGCAAAGATGGTCCAAATCGGCTGGCTTCACCCGAAATACTGGAAAATCACATTCCCCACTTTTCCGGCCCCTTCCTGAAGCCACGGTTTTTTATCTCCAAAAAAGAGCTGCAACCTTTTCTTAGCCTATGCGAAAAAGAAAAAATTGATCTCATCCATGCCCAAGGCACTTACCGCGCAGGTTTCATGGCCATGCATGCGCATAAACAAACCGGCATACCCTACATTGTAACCAGTCACAGTGATATTTCTGCTGTCAATTCGCAGCGTATTCAACGCGGCAATATTAAACGGCGCTGTAAGAAGGTTTTGGAAAAAGCAAATTTTGTTACTCACCTTGCGCCTGCCATGCAAGAAGCCTCTGATAGCATTCACGTCACAAATCATAAAAGCCAAATCATCCATAATGGAATTGATGTCGCTGCCTGGGAAAAGGTGTTAAACCAGCCTGAACAGGATTACATGCTCGCTATTGGCCGGCTTGAACCCGAAAAAGGGTTTCCTCTTCTCATTGATGCTTACGCCGGGTTACGTAAGAAAGGCTTTCGCACTTCGCTTGTCATTGCAGGGACAGGATCAATTGAAAAAGAACTTGAGCAACAGGCACGAAACTATGGCTTTAATGTCCTGACGGATTTCAGGGACACGAGCAGCATCCCTTCCGAGAGCATTATTTTTCCTGGTTATATTCGCGCGCAGGCAAAAAAAGACTTATTTTCACACGCCAAACTAGTGCTATTTGCCACTCAGCCGCAGGCCTGCGAGGAAGCTTTTGGTATTGTGCAGCTGGAAGCAATGGCAGCAGGCAAGCCACTGATTGCCAGTGACATTGCAGCAGCGCGTTACCTGCAGTCGCGTGGAATGCAAGCTCTCCTAGTCACACCAGATAGCCAACACGCATGGACAGAGGCAATGCATGCACTACTCTATGATGATAATCTGCGCCATGTAATGGGCCAGAACAATCAAAAAGCTGTAAAGCAATTTGATTGGATACATATCGCAAAAGAATACCGGGTGGTTTATGAAGCGGTGCTTACTGAAAAAACGCTGCGTTAA
- the mraZ gene encoding division/cell wall cluster transcriptional repressor MraZ, which translates to MFRGINAVNIDAKGRIVMPTRYRERLQLDSKSAVVLTIDTEERCLLLYPLPEWEGIEQKLASLPSFNPAARRIQRLLIGHATDVEMDNQGRILLPPLLRDYAGLNKRAVLVGQGKKFELWDETHWEKSRGQWLEEESNTDESTLPQEVKSISL; encoded by the coding sequence GTGTTTCGCGGCATAAATGCGGTCAACATAGATGCGAAAGGCAGGATTGTGATGCCAACGCGTTACCGCGAGCGCCTGCAATTGGATAGCAAAAGTGCAGTGGTGTTGACAATTGATACGGAAGAGCGCTGCTTGTTGCTCTATCCGTTGCCGGAATGGGAGGGGATCGAGCAAAAATTAGCTAGTCTGCCAAGTTTTAACCCAGCGGCGCGCCGGATTCAGCGTTTGCTGATCGGCCATGCAACCGATGTGGAAATGGATAACCAGGGACGTATTCTTTTGCCGCCATTGTTACGTGACTATGCGGGTTTAAATAAACGGGCAGTTTTGGTAGGACAAGGAAAAAAATTTGAGCTGTGGGATGAAACGCATTGGGAAAAGAGCCGTGGACAATGGCTGGAAGAAGAGTCCAATACGGATGAATCCACACTGCCTCAAGAGGTGAAGTCTATTTCGTTGTGA
- the rsmH gene encoding 16S rRNA (cytosine(1402)-N(4))-methyltransferase RsmH, which yields MSEIFHQHVPVLLREAVENLIVSPDGVYVDATFGRGSHSRAILDRLSASGRLIAFDKDPEAVAYAKQYFSHDKRFSIFHSSFARLEMCLSGIDVFGKVQGILFDLGVSSPQLDNPERGFSFAKSGKLDMRMNTTQGTDAMSWLATVDEKTLADVLWKYGEEKFSRRIARAIVAARNEAPITTTTQLAEIITHAMPGFKKPGEKHPATRSFQAIRIFINEELTEIEEGLAQALEALMVGGRLAVISFHSLEDRIVKEFIRAHEKGPELPRGLPIKGDQFNSRLKSRGKPIKPSSQEVNVNPRARSAILRIAEKLS from the coding sequence ATGAGCGAAATTTTTCACCAGCATGTACCAGTTCTCTTACGAGAGGCTGTAGAAAATCTTATTGTTTCTCCTGATGGCGTTTATGTAGACGCAACCTTCGGGCGCGGCAGTCATTCACGCGCAATCTTGGATCGTCTCAGTGCAAGCGGACGCCTGATTGCTTTTGACAAAGATCCAGAAGCGGTTGCGTACGCTAAACAGTATTTTTCCCACGATAAACGCTTTTCCATCTTTCATTCTTCTTTTGCTCGTCTTGAGATGTGCCTGAGTGGTATTGATGTGTTTGGCAAGGTGCAAGGCATCCTGTTTGATCTCGGGGTGTCATCTCCGCAGTTGGATAATCCCGAGCGTGGATTCAGTTTTGCAAAAAGCGGAAAGCTGGATATGCGCATGAATACGACCCAGGGTACCGACGCTATGAGCTGGCTTGCTACCGTAGACGAAAAAACCTTGGCTGATGTGTTATGGAAATATGGCGAAGAAAAATTTTCTCGACGCATCGCACGCGCGATTGTCGCTGCACGCAATGAAGCGCCGATTACAACTACTACACAGCTTGCCGAAATCATTACACACGCAATGCCGGGTTTTAAAAAGCCAGGCGAGAAACATCCTGCTACGCGCAGCTTTCAGGCGATACGCATTTTTATCAACGAGGAATTAACCGAGATTGAAGAAGGCCTTGCGCAAGCGCTGGAGGCTTTAATGGTGGGCGGTCGTCTGGCAGTCATCAGCTTTCATTCGCTCGAAGATCGCATCGTCAAGGAATTTATCAGGGCGCACGAAAAAGGCCCTGAATTACCGCGCGGATTACCCATTAAAGGAGATCAATTCAATTCAAGACTAAAATCCAGAGGAAAACCGATTAAACCCAGTTCACAGGAAGTGAATGTTAATCCACGGGCACGCAGTGCCATCTTACGTATAGCGGAGAAACTATCATGA
- the ftsL gene encoding cell division protein FtsL has translation MNAAARLVHQGALTRHLVFTYLLTRRQIAMLMLTLAVLMSALSMIYVTHTTREMYASYQHNLAEQNRLHVQRGQLLLERSTWMMQARIQKMAEEKLGMVIPDHHSVQIISE, from the coding sequence ATGAACGCGGCAGCACGCTTAGTTCATCAGGGAGCCTTAACCCGTCATCTGGTATTCACCTACTTGTTGACGCGGCGGCAAATTGCCATGTTGATGTTGACATTAGCCGTGCTAATGTCAGCCTTGAGCATGATTTATGTTACGCATACGACGCGCGAAATGTATGCAAGCTATCAGCACAATCTGGCCGAGCAAAACCGGCTGCATGTGCAACGCGGCCAGCTTTTGCTTGAACGAAGCACCTGGATGATGCAGGCGCGTATACAGAAAATGGCAGAAGAAAAACTGGGAATGGTGATACCCGATCATCATTCTGTACAGATTATTAGTGAATAA
- a CDS encoding aldo/keto reductase — translation MMRTFTLLSGDQIPAIGLGTWKSSEAEVGQAVKMALASGYQHIDCAAIYLNEGVIGQTLEESIKNKVISREKLWVTSKLWNSYHAPEDVEPALKESLGHLRLDYLDLYLIHWPVAFKRKIGLNIPETGEDFLSLDAIPLADTWQAMEALVDKGLVKNIGVSNFSISKLQMLLKQSKYKPAVNQVECHPYLAQTELMSFCREQGIHVTAYSPLGSGDRPDMLKKTDEPSLLQNPVIVEIAKTHRATPAQILIAWQVVRKNSVIPKSIHEKRIKENLAAQDIQLSEEDLKRINALDKNYRFLDGSFWEMKHSPYKAESFWD, via the coding sequence ATGATGCGAACATTTACATTACTCTCCGGTGATCAAATACCGGCGATAGGGTTAGGCACATGGAAATCTTCCGAGGCAGAAGTCGGCCAAGCAGTTAAAATGGCGCTCGCTAGCGGCTATCAGCATATTGATTGTGCCGCTATTTATCTTAACGAAGGTGTCATCGGCCAAACGCTGGAAGAGAGCATCAAAAATAAAGTGATTTCCCGGGAAAAATTATGGGTCACTTCAAAATTATGGAACAGTTATCACGCGCCTGAAGATGTTGAACCTGCTTTGAAAGAATCGTTGGGGCATTTACGTCTGGATTATCTGGATTTATATTTAATTCATTGGCCGGTAGCCTTTAAGCGCAAGATAGGGCTCAACATACCGGAAACAGGCGAAGATTTTCTTTCACTGGATGCGATACCGCTTGCGGATACGTGGCAGGCAATGGAAGCATTGGTGGACAAAGGATTGGTCAAAAATATTGGTGTTTCGAATTTCTCAATCAGCAAGCTGCAAATGTTACTGAAACAAAGTAAATATAAACCCGCAGTCAATCAGGTCGAGTGTCATCCTTATCTCGCGCAAACGGAACTTATGTCATTTTGCAGAGAACAAGGCATACATGTGACAGCCTATTCGCCATTAGGTTCAGGCGATAGACCAGACATGCTCAAGAAAACCGATGAGCCATCGTTATTGCAAAATCCTGTTATTGTAGAAATCGCCAAGACGCACCGTGCTACACCAGCGCAGATACTGATTGCATGGCAAGTGGTGCGGAAAAACTCCGTCATTCCCAAATCTATACATGAGAAAAGGATTAAAGAGAACCTGGCAGCCCAGGATATCCAATTGTCTGAAGAGGACTTAAAACGAATTAACGCGCTTGATAAAAATTACCGTTTCTTAGACGGCAGCTTTTGGGAAATGAAACATTCTCCCTATAAGGCTGAGTCGTTCTGGGATTAA
- a CDS encoding peptidoglycan D,D-transpeptidase FtsI family protein — MNQKHRVSFITWRFYLVISVIVLAVLGLLWRVFDLAVLDQHFLRHQGDERVLRLVSTPAFRGMILDRNNFPLAVSTIVYSVWMNPQEFEPSKEELVSLSAALGLKIKDIVSLRDRQRKKRREFVYLKRALSPQVANEIKALDIPGVYLQQEYRRYYPEGEVTAHVLGFTNIDDQGQEGLELGYNQWLSGEPGKKWVIKDRLGRIIADVQTVQEQKRGHDLVLSIDRRIQYLAYRELLAGVIRNEAVSGSVIVLDVKTGEILAMVNHPSFNPNNRPARMSDRFRNRAVTDLFEPGSTVKAFSVASALDSGHYKTDTVIDTSPGWMRVSRNVVKDHNNNGSLTVTQILQKSSNVGIAKLVLSLPPDNLWSLLHSVGFGEMTGIGFPGEQNGVLVKHNPWGAFTLATLAIGYGMSTTALQLARSYAVLANEGIKKPVSLLRIDKPVTGEQVMNPKVVKEVLEALESVLGKGGTAEDARVPGYRVAGKTGTSKIAGEGGYKEKRYTSSFVGIAPLSNPRLVVAVVIHDPQGKHYYGGQVSGPVFEKIMEGALRILDIPPDAPESALATA; from the coding sequence ATGAATCAAAAGCATCGCGTTTCATTTATCACATGGCGTTTCTACTTGGTGATATCGGTCATCGTTCTGGCTGTGCTGGGCCTTCTCTGGCGTGTTTTTGATCTGGCTGTGCTTGATCAACACTTTCTTCGCCATCAGGGAGACGAAAGGGTATTGCGTCTTGTTAGTACGCCTGCTTTCCGCGGCATGATACTGGACCGGAATAATTTTCCATTGGCGGTGAGCACAATTGTTTATTCCGTGTGGATGAATCCACAGGAGTTTGAACCCTCTAAAGAAGAATTGGTTTCATTAAGTGCAGCGCTCGGTCTCAAGATCAAAGACATTGTCTCGCTGCGCGACCGCCAGCGCAAAAAGCGGCGTGAATTCGTTTATTTAAAACGTGCCCTTTCTCCGCAGGTAGCGAATGAAATCAAAGCGCTCGATATTCCCGGCGTGTATTTGCAGCAGGAATACCGGCGTTATTATCCGGAAGGTGAAGTGACTGCCCATGTGCTGGGATTTACTAATATTGATGATCAGGGTCAGGAAGGCCTTGAGCTCGGTTATAATCAGTGGCTTTCTGGTGAACCAGGGAAAAAGTGGGTTATTAAGGACAGACTCGGCAGGATCATTGCGGATGTGCAGACTGTACAGGAGCAGAAACGCGGACATGATCTGGTATTGAGTATTGATAGGCGTATTCAATACTTGGCTTATCGCGAACTGCTGGCAGGCGTTATACGCAATGAGGCTGTATCCGGTTCTGTGATTGTGCTGGATGTAAAAACAGGCGAAATACTGGCGATGGTAAACCATCCTTCGTTTAATCCGAATAACCGTCCAGCGCGTATGAGCGATCGATTTCGTAATCGCGCTGTCACAGATTTATTTGAACCCGGCTCAACCGTGAAGGCTTTCAGCGTCGCTAGTGCACTGGATAGCGGTCATTACAAAACGGATACCGTCATCGATACCTCTCCCGGCTGGATGCGGGTGAGCCGTAATGTGGTGAAGGATCATAATAACAATGGTTCTTTAACTGTTACGCAGATTTTGCAGAAATCCAGTAATGTCGGGATTGCGAAACTGGTGCTGAGCTTGCCGCCTGATAACCTATGGTCGTTATTGCATAGCGTAGGTTTTGGCGAAATGACCGGCATCGGTTTTCCAGGCGAACAGAATGGCGTGCTGGTCAAACACAATCCCTGGGGAGCTTTTACGTTGGCGACGCTTGCGATTGGTTATGGTATGTCAACCACGGCATTACAGTTAGCGCGTTCTTATGCCGTATTGGCAAACGAGGGCATTAAAAAGCCGGTTTCACTATTACGTATAGACAAGCCCGTCACAGGCGAACAGGTAATGAACCCGAAAGTAGTGAAAGAAGTGCTTGAGGCGCTTGAATCTGTCCTTGGGAAAGGAGGAACCGCCGAAGACGCGCGTGTGCCCGGATACCGTGTTGCGGGTAAAACAGGCACATCCAAAATAGCGGGGGAAGGAGGATACAAGGAAAAGCGTTATACTTCTTCTTTTGTGGGGATTGCTCCTCTTAGCAATCCACGGTTGGTCGTGGCGGTTGTCATTCATGACCCGCAGGGCAAGCACTACTATGGTGGCCAGGTGTCAGGGCCTGTGTTTGAAAAAATTATGGAAGGAGCTTTGCGTATTTTGGATATCCCGCCTGATGCGCCTGAAAGCGCTCTTGCGACGGCCTAG
- a CDS encoding UDP-N-acetylmuramoyl-L-alanyl-D-glutamate--2,6-diaminopimelate ligase: MQLSYLLKDFITLPAMADRDIARLTLDSRRVGANDLFLAVKGVLCDGRQFITEAVQKGAAAVLLETDKADETIAWQGGVPIIPIQQLPHQLGKLAARFYDQPAAHLRMIGVTGTSGKTSCTHFIAQVMQSLHIPCGIIGTLGSGFYGALGETGLTTPDAISLQATLHDLLRQGASTIAMEVSSHSIDQGRINAVPFEIGIFTNLTQDHLDYHGDMAAYAAVKRRFIAEFPLQHAIINLDDPYGRTWASDLAKHQSVYAYATEKPPASMMGAFPIIYAQAIQLSKQGIVSRLATPWGEGTLSLPLVGKFNLSNALAVLTTLCVYGIPFDEALRQLAQLKTVPGRMQTLGGKGQPLVVVDYAHKPDALEKVLQVLRAHTNGKLICVFGCGGERDQSKRPLMAKITETLADQVIVTNDNPRREKPEAIAAQIMQGFSRPERVLVELDRSKAIKNSIQCASAEDCILIAGKGAEKYQQVGEEKIPFDDVEQALMYLNGE, translated from the coding sequence ATGCAGCTATCGTATTTGTTAAAAGATTTTATCACGCTCCCTGCTATGGCGGATCGTGACATTGCGCGCCTGACGCTGGACAGCCGTCGTGTCGGAGCGAATGATCTATTTCTCGCAGTGAAAGGTGTGCTCTGTGATGGTCGCCAATTCATCACAGAAGCTGTTCAAAAGGGCGCTGCTGCCGTGCTGCTTGAAACGGATAAAGCTGATGAAACTATTGCCTGGCAGGGCGGTGTGCCAATCATTCCCATCCAGCAGCTGCCGCACCAATTAGGCAAGCTGGCTGCGCGTTTTTATGATCAGCCGGCCGCGCATTTGCGCATGATAGGCGTGACGGGCACAAGCGGTAAAACCTCCTGCACGCATTTCATTGCACAGGTTATGCAATCGCTCCATATCCCCTGCGGCATCATTGGGACATTAGGCAGCGGATTTTATGGTGCGCTGGGCGAAACCGGCCTGACTACCCCGGATGCCATTAGCCTGCAGGCAACGCTGCATGATCTGTTAAGGCAGGGTGCGAGCACCATAGCGATGGAAGTCTCATCACACAGTATTGATCAGGGTCGGATAAATGCTGTTCCATTTGAGATAGGCATTTTTACCAATCTTACCCAGGATCATCTGGATTATCACGGCGATATGGCAGCTTATGCTGCTGTTAAACGGCGGTTTATAGCTGAATTTCCCTTGCAGCATGCAATTATTAACCTCGATGACCCTTACGGCCGCACATGGGCGAGTGATCTTGCCAAGCATCAATCTGTTTATGCTTATGCGACTGAAAAACCACCTGCTTCAATGATGGGTGCGTTTCCTATTATTTATGCGCAAGCGATACAGCTATCCAAACAGGGGATAGTGTCCCGGCTCGCTACGCCGTGGGGCGAAGGAACCTTGTCGCTGCCCCTGGTGGGTAAGTTTAATTTGAGCAATGCCCTTGCCGTGCTGACTACGCTCTGCGTGTATGGCATTCCTTTCGATGAGGCGCTCAGGCAGTTGGCCCAACTAAAAACCGTACCTGGACGCATGCAAACCCTGGGCGGGAAAGGCCAGCCGCTCGTGGTAGTGGATTATGCGCATAAACCGGATGCGCTGGAAAAAGTGCTGCAGGTTTTGCGTGCGCATACTAACGGTAAATTAATTTGTGTTTTTGGCTGCGGAGGAGAGCGGGATCAGAGCAAGCGGCCGCTAATGGCGAAAATAACAGAAACGTTGGCGGACCAGGTGATCGTGACCAATGACAATCCGCGCCGTGAAAAACCGGAGGCGATCGCGGCTCAAATTATGCAGGGTTTTTCCCGGCCTGAGCGCGTTCTCGTGGAGCTTGATCGTTCTAAAGCAATAAAGAACAGTATACAATGTGCATCAGCGGAAGACTGTATTTTGATCGCAGGCAAAGGGGCTGAAAAATACCAGCAGGTGGGAGAAGAAAAAATCCCGTTTGATGATGTTGAACAAGCACTTATGTACTTGAACGGCGAGTAG
- the mraY gene encoding phospho-N-acetylmuramoyl-pentapeptide-transferase yields the protein MLLWLSTWLANYFHVFHVFQYLTLRAILGTLTALIMALLLGPSIIRQLSSRHMGQVVRDDGPQSHLTKAGTPTMGGTLILISVLISTLLWSDLANRYVWLVIIMTLGFGAIGYWDDYRKLVLKHSRGMPARQKYLFQSLLGFGAAFYLFFSAKLPVETQLVLPFFKNMSLTMGPFFIIFTYFVIVGSSNAVNLTDGLDGLAIMPAVMISGALAVFAYATGNIHYASYLAIPYVPGVGEVVVFCGSLVGAGLGFLWFNTYPAQVFMGDVGALALGAALGMIAVIVRQEIVFFVMSGIFVLETVSVILQVGSYKLTGKRIFKMAPIHHHFELKGWPEPRVIVRFWIITFVLVLCGLATLKLR from the coding sequence ATGTTATTGTGGTTAAGTACCTGGCTGGCAAACTATTTTCATGTTTTTCATGTGTTCCAGTATCTTACCTTGCGGGCGATACTCGGCACGTTGACTGCCCTCATCATGGCACTTTTGTTAGGCCCCAGTATTATCCGCCAATTGAGCTCGCGTCATATGGGGCAGGTGGTGCGTGATGATGGTCCGCAAAGCCATTTGACCAAAGCAGGTACGCCGACGATGGGCGGCACCCTCATTCTTATTTCTGTCCTCATTAGTACCCTGTTGTGGAGTGACTTGGCAAATCGCTATGTCTGGCTAGTGATTATTATGACGCTGGGGTTTGGCGCCATTGGATATTGGGACGATTACCGCAAGCTGGTGTTGAAACACAGTCGGGGCATGCCGGCCAGGCAAAAATACCTGTTTCAGTCGCTGCTGGGATTCGGCGCTGCTTTTTATCTATTTTTCTCAGCCAAATTACCCGTAGAAACACAGCTCGTGCTGCCCTTTTTTAAAAATATGTCATTAACCATGGGGCCTTTTTTCATTATTTTTACCTATTTCGTTATTGTGGGATCGAGTAACGCTGTGAATCTGACAGATGGCCTAGATGGACTTGCGATCATGCCGGCGGTCATGATTAGCGGTGCACTGGCCGTTTTTGCCTATGCAACCGGCAACATTCATTATGCCAGTTATCTTGCCATTCCCTACGTGCCGGGGGTTGGTGAAGTGGTCGTATTCTGCGGCTCACTTGTAGGCGCGGGGCTTGGATTTCTCTGGTTTAACACATATCCCGCACAAGTGTTTATGGGTGACGTGGGCGCACTCGCGCTGGGTGCAGCGTTAGGTATGATTGCAGTGATCGTGCGGCAAGAAATCGTATTTTTTGTCATGAGCGGCATCTTTGTGCTGGAAACCGTTTCTGTCATTCTGCAAGTGGGTTCCTATAAATTAACGGGTAAGCGCATTTTTAAAATGGCGCCCATTCATCATCATTTTGAACTCAAGGGTTGGCCGGAGCCGCGCGTGATTGTACGGTTCTGGATTATTACATTTGTGCTAGTCCTCTGTGGATTGGCAACGCTTAAATTACGATAA
- the murD gene encoding UDP-N-acetylmuramoyl-L-alanine--D-glutamate ligase, whose translation MPVSGLHVVVGLGITGLSCVHYLKSRGLPVAVMDTRMNPPHLAALQKAYPDIAVALGGLNSSLLQSAASIILSPGIALYEPAIAEQVKRGIPVIGDIELFAQAVKAPVVAITGTNAKSTVTTVVGKMAEAAGLNVQVGGNLGVPALDLLAKQPAADLYVLELSSFQLETTHSLQSQVATVLNITPDHMDRYPTLADYQRAKHRIYQRCHTAVCNLDDPLTHTDAAHKLFFTLQAPRENTFGLLTKSSNTYLAYEDEALLAIDELPVMGKHYQANALASLAIGRGFGLALEPMLKVLRAFSGLPHRCQFVRERQAVRWYNDSKGTNVGATQAAIEGLGSEIKGKLILIAGGVGKNADFTPLVPVIEKHVRQVVLIGEAAKELAAVIGNTVPVTFARTMEEAVQGAAAAAKPHDSVLLSPACASFDMFNHYEHRGQVFMEIVEKLN comes from the coding sequence ATGCCTGTATCCGGTTTGCACGTCGTTGTTGGTTTGGGTATAACGGGTCTTTCATGTGTGCACTATCTTAAATCACGCGGTTTGCCTGTCGCGGTGATGGATACACGTATGAATCCGCCGCATCTTGCTGCCTTGCAAAAAGCGTATCCTGATATTGCCGTGGCATTGGGCGGTTTAAATTCTTCTTTGCTTCAAAGCGCAGCGAGCATTATTTTAAGCCCGGGTATTGCCTTGTATGAACCAGCTATTGCGGAGCAGGTTAAGCGCGGCATACCCGTTATCGGCGATATCGAATTGTTTGCCCAGGCGGTCAAAGCACCCGTCGTTGCGATTACAGGTACCAATGCAAAAAGCACTGTTACAACCGTCGTTGGCAAGATGGCGGAAGCGGCAGGGTTAAACGTACAGGTGGGCGGTAATTTAGGTGTGCCCGCATTGGATCTGCTGGCAAAACAGCCCGCTGCTGATCTCTATGTGCTGGAGCTTTCCAGTTTTCAACTGGAAACAACGCACTCTTTGCAATCCCAAGTAGCAACGGTGTTGAATATCACACCTGATCATATGGATCGTTATCCGACACTTGCCGATTATCAGCGAGCCAAACACCGCATTTATCAACGCTGTCACACAGCCGTCTGCAATCTGGACGATCCACTCACTCACACGGATGCGGCGCATAAACTGTTTTTTACTTTGCAGGCACCGCGTGAGAATACATTCGGGCTTTTAACCAAAAGCAGCAATACGTATCTTGCCTATGAAGATGAAGCGTTACTTGCCATTGATGAACTTCCCGTCATGGGAAAACATTATCAGGCGAATGCGCTTGCCTCTCTCGCGATCGGTCGCGGTTTTGGTCTTGCGCTTGAACCCATGCTGAAAGTGCTTCGAGCGTTCAGCGGATTGCCGCATCGCTGTCAGTTTGTACGCGAGCGCCAAGCTGTTCGCTGGTATAACGATTCAAAAGGCACGAACGTTGGCGCGACGCAAGCAGCCATTGAAGGTTTGGGCAGTGAAATCAAGGGCAAGCTCATTCTAATAGCAGGCGGTGTCGGCAAAAATGCGGATTTTACACCGCTTGTGCCGGTGATTGAAAAACATGTGCGCCAGGTAGTTTTGATTGGTGAAGCAGCAAAAGAACTGGCGGCTGTTATTGGTAATACCGTGCCAGTTACATTTGCGCGCACCATGGAAGAGGCAGTGCAGGGAGCGGCGGCGGCAGCGAAACCGCATGACAGCGTTCTGCTGTCACCTGCTTGCGCGAGCTTTGATATGTTTAATCATTATGAGCATCGTGGCCAGGTATTCATGGAGATTGTGGAGAAGTTAAACTAA
- the ftsW gene encoding putative lipid II flippase FtsW, which yields MRSYSAASTPHPARDKSSATPALYDKWFVFAVLSLVVLGLLMMTSASIVISDKQWHQPFYYLFKQLVFLTLGVLLGSAVVQIEIAQWEKYGGYLLVGVLLLLALVLIPGIGHSANGSARWIGYGPLTFQVSELTKFSMVVYMAGYLVRRNVEIRTQLSGFLKPMFVLGTIAVLLLKEPDFGATVVVTATTLGMMFLAGMRLSMFAGLFTLVIAALGVIAISAPYRLARLTSFLNPWARPFDTGYQLTQSLIAFGRGGWWGTGLGKSIQKMFYLPEAHTDFLFAVIAEELGVFGMLLVISLFLLLVVRIFLMGQRAQKLGNHFAGFVAYGFGLWITIQFTVSIGVNSGLLPTKGLTLPLMSYGGSSVLISCIVIAVLLRIDHENRLNTLGIR from the coding sequence ATGCGTTCTTATTCAGCCGCATCAACCCCGCATCCGGCGAGGGACAAATCGAGTGCGACGCCAGCCCTTTACGACAAGTGGTTTGTTTTTGCTGTTTTGAGTCTGGTTGTCTTGGGGTTGCTCATGATGACTTCTGCCTCTATCGTTATTTCCGATAAACAGTGGCACCAGCCTTTTTATTATCTCTTTAAGCAACTTGTTTTCCTGACACTCGGTGTGCTGCTGGGAAGTGCGGTGGTGCAAATCGAAATAGCGCAGTGGGAAAAGTACGGAGGTTATCTGCTGGTCGGTGTTCTGTTGTTGCTGGCGCTCGTACTTATTCCAGGCATTGGCCATAGTGCCAACGGCAGTGCTCGCTGGATTGGCTATGGCCCGCTCACCTTTCAGGTTTCAGAGCTCACGAAGTTTAGTATGGTGGTTTACATGGCGGGTTATCTGGTCAGACGCAATGTTGAAATCAGGACGCAATTAAGCGGATTTTTAAAACCCATGTTTGTGCTGGGAACCATCGCGGTGCTTTTGCTGAAAGAACCGGATTTTGGCGCAACCGTGGTGGTCACTGCCACGACCCTGGGCATGATGTTTTTGGCAGGGATGCGTCTTAGCATGTTTGCAGGTCTCTTTACCCTGGTAATTGCGGCGCTCGGGGTGATTGCGATTTCGGCGCCTTATCGGCTCGCTCGGTTGACCAGTTTTTTGAATCCCTGGGCAAGGCCGTTTGATACAGGCTATCAGTTAACACAATCCTTAATTGCCTTCGGTCGTGGCGGCTGGTGGGGTACCGGCTTAGGAAAAAGCATTCAGAAAATGTTCTATCTGCCTGAAGCACATACAGATTTTTTATTTGCCGTGATTGCGGAAGAGTTGGGTGTCTTTGGCATGCTGCTGGTAATCAGCCTTTTTTTATTACTGGTGGTCCGGATTTTTTTGATGGGTCAGCGGGCGCAAAAGCTGGGTAATCATTTTGCCGGCTTTGTTGCTTATGGATTTGGGTTATGGATCACTATTCAATTTACCGTTAGTATTGGTGTTAATTCAGGTTTGTTGCCCACTAAAGGGTTGACCCTGCCATTGATGAGTTATGGCGGCAGCAGTGTGCTGATCAGTTGTATTGTGATCGCTGTCCTGCTGCGTATTGATCATGAGAATCGCTTGAATACTTTGGGAATTCGATAA